The Verrucomicrobiales bacterium sequence CAGATCGTATAGTGCGAGGCGTATTGAGCGCCGGCAGTTGAGTGTGCATATCCGCAAAGCAAGCGGTCTGGATGCCGTCGGGGGTCGGCTAAAGTTCGTCGAGCGAACGGGGGTGATGTCCGTACGGCATCCAGACCAAAATAGATCAAAATGATGATTTTCGACGGAGTTATTTACCGTCTGCTGTGGAGGGCTCTGCAGGGAGCCCTCCCGCAGCCGGTGAATAACTCCGGTTAGGCTATACGTGGGTGCTGGCACCCACGGAGCCGTTAAAGATACGGGGCATCGCGCAGCGATGCCACCGGCTTCGGAGGCTTGCGTCACCCCTGCTCAAAGAATCAGATCCATTCGTCCGACCCCCCGCCAACGAGTGGCACGATCGGAGTGATGAGTTGCCGAAGGGGAATCGTCCAGGGACGGACGACGCTACAACGGGACGGAGGGCGATTACGATTACGGTTACGATGACGAGGGAACGGGCTTTCAGCCCTCAGCGCTTGTGGGGTGACGAAACCTGGGGTTGTCACCCCAGGCTGGGATGGTGCGGGGCCTGTGGCCCGCTGACTCCAAAACAACGGATCCAATCCATTCGAATCTGACTCGATGGGCTAGGCGGGTTTTGGTATGAGTCCGACGGCTCGTCGGACTTGAGCACCAACGGTGCGTCCCATCTCAGCCTGGGGTGACAACCCCAGGTAACCATACCCGCTTCCATCAAGGGCTGAAAGCCCGGCATAAGGTGCCCAGTCCATCATACCCCCTCCCCTCCACAATTGCCTTCGCACCCCGGAAGTGGTAGATCACCATGCATCATGAGGTTTCTCCTAATGACGCTGTCCTGCTTCGTGGCGTTGGTCTGCCCGGTGGGTGACGCGCAGGCTCAAGAACCGCCTTGGGTGCAGCTTCAGTCAATACGGTATCAGGTGGAGGGATCTTTCGGACTTATAGCAGTGGCATCCACTAGCAGTGTCAGATTCGGAAGATGGGTTGATTCATTTTCAGGTCAGACTTCGGTCACCTGGATTCGTCGCCTATCGAACGAGCTTGGTAGAGGATCCATGAACCCCGATTCAACACCAACGACACACTATCCTCAGGAGCCAGCGGATTGGCATCGTTGGGAAGTGGAGACGTGGCTGAACCAGAAGACTCAGAAAAAATGGCGACCCTAATGGGATTCGAACCCATGTTACTGCCGTGAAAGGGCGGTGTCCTAGGCCTCTGGACGATAGGGTCGTCGAAGCGGCATCAATATACCCGAAACAAGGCCGGTGTTGTCACGCGGAAAATCAAAAACCTGACGAAATCACAAATTGGTTCATCCAGAACCCACAAAAGACTTGTGCATCGGGTAGATTTCGAACAACGACTGAACCAGGAGGAAGTGATGGCCCGCGGACCACACTGATCACACGGACGGGAATGAGACCCCCCTGAAGAAGTGACCTTGGATTCGGCTGCTGGTGAACCACGGATTGCGCTGATCTCACGGATAGGGCACCGATATCTTGCGCAGAAGAACCGTAACGTCAGTCGGCCTGGAGCCTGGCAAGTCCCTCTTCAGATCCGTGTGGTCCGCGTCGTCCGTGGGCAATATGTCCCCGCTTCTAGTTCCGATCGGGAGTTGTCTGTAGTGCATGCCGGGAGTTCTTTCCCATCCGAGTCATCCGTGAAATCCGCGGTCGAACCTCTCGTTTCCAAGATCCAGCGGATACCGCCTTGGCTCTCCGCGAGGTTGCTTCGGTCCCGTTCGCGTGTCCCTGGCAGCTCAGGGCTCGAGTGGAATCTCGCCCTACCCCACTCAAGCATCCCGGAGAATACGGCTTCCGTTTCTACGCTGCATAATCCGAAATGAGTTCATCGCGGTGGCAACGAGAGTGGCCTGTAGGAGACGACGTGAGGAGTCCGGCGGTGTCAAGTCTCCGTGGGAAGGAGAGCCGACGACTCCTCACGTCGTCTCCTACAGGAAGAGGAGGACAGGACAACAAAAAAGCCCCGTGACCTGAGTCACGGGGCTTGAAGAAACTAAAGGATCAGCTTGTTGAGCGGTTGATCGGGGAGAACCCAGAGCAAGCCGCCTCGAATCAGGCTAATTCGATCTTGTCGCCAGCCTTCAGGGTGACGATCGCCTTCTTCCAGGTCGGAGTCCAACCTTCGGAGGCAGTACGCTGACGGCGGAGTTTGCCGCGCACGTTCATCGTGTTCACTCGGAGAACCTTGACCTTGAAGAGTTCTTCAACGGCCTTGCGGATCTCGATCTTGTTCGCACGCTTGTCAGCCACCAGGGTGTACTGATTCAGCTTATGCGATTGCTGCGTGCCCTTCTCGGTCACGCGAACGGTCTTGATAACATCGAAAGTATTCATGGCTCAATGAGGCGATAGAGTTACTTGAGTCGTGATTCGAGCTTGGCAAAGGCGTTCTTCGTGAACACCAACTTGGCCGGACGCAGCACCTGATAGGTGTTGAGCAACTCGCTGGTAGTGACCTCAACCTTCGGAATATTGCGGGCCGAAAGATAAAGGTTGTTGTCGTTGGCATCCGTTACGAACAAGGCGGACTTGCCGTCCAGCTTGAGCGAACTGAGGATGTTCAGGACCGCCTTGGTCTTCGGAGCATCAACCTTGATGTCGCTGATCACGAGGATGTCTCCAGCCTGCAGGCGGGAGCTCAGTGCCTTGCGCAACGCCAGACGCTTGACCTTGACGTTGACCTTCTTGCTGAAGTCGCGGGGCTTAGGACCAAAGGTGACACCACCGCCACGCCACAAGGGGCTGGCGAAGGAGCCGGCGCGAGCCATACCGGTGCCTTTTTGGCGCCAGGGCTTCTTGCCGGTTCCGTGAACATCACCCATCGTCTTGGTGCTGGCCGTGCCAGACCGCTGAGCAGCCATGTAGGCCACCACAGTGTCATGCACCGCCTGGGTTCCCTTGCCGTTCTCGATCAGCTCGAAGGGAACCTGAATCTCGCCCTGGGGGGCGCCTTTAATGTCGGTTACAGTGAGTTTCATGGCTTACTTCTTCGCTCCTTTTGCGTCTTTGGCGGACTTGCCCTTGCCCTTGGCGCGATCAGCTTCTTTCTTAGCCAGATCAGCCACGCGAGCACGGGTCAGTTTTTTGGCGCCACGAATAATCACATAATCGCCCTCAGCGCCAGGCATAGAACCCTTGATCAAGATCAGATTGTCGTCCTTGCGAATCTGGATCACTTCCAAATTCTGAGTAGTGCGACGAACCTGCCCCATGTGACCGGGCATCTTCATGCCACGATTCACCGTTCCAGGGAACAAACGGCAGCCAATGGCGCCGCTACGACGATGCCATCCCTTGGCACCGTGGGTCATGTCACCGCCACGGAAACCGTGGCGCTTCATGACACCTTCAAACCCGCGACCCTTGACGATGCCGATGGCATCGACGAAGTCGCCGACTTCGAACAAATCAGGCCCGACGATGTCGCCCGGCTTCACGTCCTTCTCGAAATCTCGGAATTCATGGAGGCGCCTGACGGCGGTCGCCTTGAACTTCTTGAAGTGACCCACGAGGGCTTTGGGCAAACGCTGTTCCTTCTGGTCATCAAAGCCCAGCTGAACGGCGGAATATCCATCCTTACCTTCCTTGCTCTTGCACTGAACCACACGGTTCGGGCCGGCGAGGACGATGGTAACAGGGACCATCACGCCTTTGGCGTCATAAACGCGGCTGTGTCCCAATTTCTTTCCAATTAATCCAATCATGGTCTTCGTCTCCGTTAAATCTTAATGGTGATGTCGACGCCAGCAGGCAGGTTGAGCTGCTTCAGCTCATCCACGGTCTTGGCCGTCGGGTCGATGATATCGATCAGGCGCTTATGAGTGCGCTGCTCGAAGGATTCCATCGACTTCTTGTCGACGTGCGGAGAGCGATGGACAGTGAATCGCTCGATACGGGTGGGAAGCGGAATCGGCCCCGAAACACGGGCACCGGTTCGCTTCACTGTTTCCACGATATTGTGGGCTGACTCGTCGATGACCCGATGGTCATACGCTTTGAGCCGGATCCGAATTCGTTGTGTAGACATACAAAGAACAGGTCTGCAAGTTATGGTTGTTGATTAAGTCCGCGCGGCAGGCCGAGCCTTCGCGGCATCCAAAATAGTGGTCAGAACGCTATTCGGCACCTGCTCGAACTTCAGCGGTTCCATGCTGTACGACGCACGCCCCTTGGACAAGGAGCGAATTGCCG is a genomic window containing:
- the rpsJ gene encoding 30S ribosomal protein S10, whose protein sequence is MSTQRIRIRLKAYDHRVIDESAHNIVETVKRTGARVSGPIPLPTRIERFTVHRSPHVDKKSMESFEQRTHKRLIDIIDPTAKTVDELKQLNLPAGVDITIKI
- the rplC gene encoding 50S ribosomal protein L3 encodes the protein MIGLIGKKLGHSRVYDAKGVMVPVTIVLAGPNRVVQCKSKEGKDGYSAVQLGFDDQKEQRLPKALVGHFKKFKATAVRRLHEFRDFEKDVKPGDIVGPDLFEVGDFVDAIGIVKGRGFEGVMKRHGFRGGDMTHGAKGWHRRSGAIGCRLFPGTVNRGMKMPGHMGQVRRTTQNLEVIQIRKDDNLILIKGSMPGAEGDYVIIRGAKKLTRARVADLAKKEADRAKGKGKSAKDAKGAKK
- the rplW gene encoding 50S ribosomal protein L23; amino-acid sequence: MNTFDVIKTVRVTEKGTQQSHKLNQYTLVADKRANKIEIRKAVEELFKVKVLRVNTMNVRGKLRRQRTASEGWTPTWKKAIVTLKAGDKIELA
- the rplD gene encoding 50S ribosomal protein L4; translation: MKLTVTDIKGAPQGEIQVPFELIENGKGTQAVHDTVVAYMAAQRSGTASTKTMGDVHGTGKKPWRQKGTGMARAGSFASPLWRGGGVTFGPKPRDFSKKVNVKVKRLALRKALSSRLQAGDILVISDIKVDAPKTKAVLNILSSLKLDGKSALFVTDANDNNLYLSARNIPKVEVTTSELLNTYQVLRPAKLVFTKNAFAKLESRLK